In Pieris rapae chromosome 6, ilPieRapa1.1, whole genome shotgun sequence, the sequence tattgtatcaaattaaaaaatatacttaggtATTTTATCTCAACTCTGTGTGACAACATTAGTAACAACAGATTGCCAAAAATGAGCATGTATTAAAATGCTACATTTTTTTACGCAGACAAAAAGTTCTGCACTATTTTAGAGTACGACCTACTAGAGaatttgaagtgaaactttatCGACGTTTGGAAAAGAATTACCGTGACATTTTTCGATTACGCGTTATATTTTTCCGTTACCCgcttcttctttttcttgtccctACCACGATTGAATTCGAAATGATTCGAAgacattaataacaaaaatacataataacgataacaatgatagtcATAAtcctattacaattaatgaaattctgtaataatcttagttataataaggtaaaatgaaataattgtattcatgtctatcataataaaagccttttgttaaactttatctcAATTAACTTTAACCAATTTATGTAAAGTTGCATAGggatcatttttcgaaaaatgagGTCATATAGAAGTTTCACGTGGcacacatttttgttatttgtattctGTATTGTTCTGATCTCACTTACCCGAGAAAGTGACGCTTTCAGGTAGACGTATCAAAGCGATATCGTTACGTATAAGAGACGGCCACCAATTAGCGTGCATGACGACGTCTTCGGAATAGATCCTGGTACCGCCGCTGAAGAGCAGCACAGAACCGAGGACTACCTCAAATCTAgaaaaatacacataataaataatttatttaactttttagtaCTATTTTTTGTGTAGACTGATTTTTTAGGCAGTAAATTAGAAGGATGAGTTAACATTATTGCCACTGTAGTTTCGTTTGTAGATATTTCCTCTTTAATAAGacgatattataattatacaaatacaattaggAATAAATCACAGATAAGAACTAGTGGGGAAATACTGGATGAATGTGCTCAAGACAAAGAAGAAAGGTTAATCAGGGGAGAGACGTTTACCCAAAAAAGAGATCAAACAAAAATCCCGGAAGCAGGAGTGAAAATGGAATACAAGTTACCTCCAAACCTGGTTAGTTCCGTCGAACCAGCAGTGAGCAGCAGTTACCACGCGATTGGCTGAAATCAGGGATCCACCACACACACCTTGCCCGTTTGCATTTCTAATGTCCCCAATCAAACCAGCCtgtgattaataattaagactgaatatgtatataatggcATTCCACGTACTACCTGTCTGAAGAACCTGGGTTCAATTTACAGCGAAAATTCAACTGCTTCAGATTGCATGGTAAAGATCGGTAGACCAGTCTGCTATTTGACAAGGAAAGCCAAATAGATTATTGTCCCTTGGCTTTAAGAGGattcacatatatattattttcataatagcGACCAGTTACAAGCTACCATTATATCATCGCAATTGTTAGTTATCTAtcagtttaatacatttgtatatCTCATGTACACAGAGAAAGAATCGAACGAATTCTGATTTTTTACTGTAGATATAGTATTCAAAGCATAATGTTTGTCTTTAAATACCTGGTATGGGAATTCACCTATTGTAGCGGGAGCTCCACCGGCGATTCTCGACGACAGATACTTCTCCTCTGCTTTCCGGATTCTCTCAGCTTCGGGGATACCGATCCTCTCCATGTAGTTCCATGATGTGCTCCATTCAGGAATTTCCCTGATTACGTCACCAACAGCGAACGCAGCAATAGCCGCTATGACAATCAAGAACTTCATGGTGCAAAGAGAATTTCAAAATTGAGCCACATAGAGTGCTTATATAGATATAGGATGTGAGTGATTGATTACgtatcataattaaaagataatattttgaagtttataatatgttatcaAGAGATTAAAGGATTATAAACGAATTGTTTTAGATGtaaaaaccaaatataaaacaacGAGCGATACGTGTTATTCCTACTTTATCGGAATTGGGTTTTTGAGTTTTTCTATGTAATTTTTGCCATTATctaattgatattattacataatttatgcgTTTGTGGGTTCCAAATGCAGATattcaatcatttttttaGGCAATAGTATCAATATAGATGCAATTAAGCATGTACGAGGTAAACGTATTGTACATAAATTCATCTTTAGTACACAATTAGTATGTGAaggttagtattatttattactttagaaGTTGATATTTGACTGACGGTCTGTGATTTGTCGGTATTTTCACCCTTAGATATGATTACTCTGCATCTATCAATCTAAGTGCTTTACAGCCCCCGCCCTtgctttattttgtaattactcttaataaaatattttaaaagaaaatttagttaaattaaaaatatctatcactACACAAACTACGGGTTGTCATAGACTTAAAGAAACTTATTACTTACCTTTAAGTGGCCCCTTTCCCAGATGGGATCTACTTCTACTGTAACTTGCACATCTTTACTATTTACATAGTAGGTTATTGCACTACATTAAACAAgtgtttttatctatttaaatttaaactaatatgttttttatagttatttaataatcagtATAATTTTTGTCACATATCATTCAGTCATATTCATTTgatacaacaaaatataaaaacccaAAAAGACAGAAATAATATACACACTCCGTACTaactgtattaatatttactataaaaatatttatttataagtaacttaaaatatatacacagtTACACACAGAAACaacatacttatttttaacacaaataacttttaataattaattaattaagtcttTTGAGTTGAATgaaaatttatctaattttacaatCAACATTTATGAATACATTTCCTTTAAAACTTTGTCGATCGTTTGTTTTTGATCTCTTCCGGCTGGTATTTGTTGAAGACTATTGACCTGTTGACTATGAAAATGGGAGACCTTTTCATAAGGTACTAGTAGAGCTGGCGTTGTAAGGGAATGCTTTACGGTAGGTTGATTTGTTTTCTATACTCCAAGGATTCTTAACTTAAACTAGTTGTTTAAAGTTTTCAGTTTGTTATGTAggtttagtatatattttttgtcgatgtaaaatatttacgggATTAACGGGCCTCCAGTCAGTTATCTGTTCATTAATAAGACTCAGTGGCCCAAGTTGAAAGACCCTAAAATTGGCCAAACTTTGAGGATATTCTTCTGTTGGTACTCTGATTAATTTTACTTCAGGTTTTCCATGATTGTATGGTATCTGCGTTTCTGGTATTAGCGGTGCTTTTAggatatttaaattgtcaaGGTGACGATGATGCAATTCTCGATTTTGATGAGGTTCCTGCAGATAGATGGGGAATTTGTTGAATGTTATTTGATCGGGTGCTATATATCTAAGTTCGGCTTTCCCAGTTTCAAGGTCTTTTATTTGACTTGGTGTTAAGTAAACTATAGCGTCCTTAGTGGCAAACTGTCTGTGCGCTTTGGTTGGTGATGACGaatttgttattgaaaatgtttgAGGACCCGGGTCTAATTCCTTTCCGTGAACTAATATGAATAGAATGGAAAAATACACAGACGCCtgtaatagaaaatatcacaattaacaaataaaaaaaatatatggccAGTTTTGTTAGACATTTGGTGTTGGGTAGTTAGCTTGAAGACTTACTCGAAAAACCATTTTTGAGATGAAGAACCGTCCGCCGTAGTTTGAAGAAATCTAATCGAAACTAGAGAAACGaatcaatttatatacatttatgcgTTCCTTTaggaaatgttaattatacgattattttattattccataaTTTGCATAGTCCACGACTTAACCAAATTTTAGTATTCATGTATTCAGTTTCATGTGTTAGATAATTTTGATCAATTTGGctttatgatataattttaaatattcatgttaaatattttactaaatataactgccattaaaaaaattattgattaaaaaaaaaagattgtcAACGCTCGGTACACTGGTGCTTAAGAAActtaagacaaataaaataatgtaacgaGCACTTAAaggcaaatataataaacactaACAGAATAAACATCGCTTCATAAGTTATACAAAAAgggtatatttatttcgaaGTTTGCAGGAAtgcaactatggatatccagacctagctcGTTTATCAAAATGCTCAATCTGGATATCCGTGTGTTTTGTCCAAGACGCGGTCTTCTGGCAGGAGGTGATAACAAGATATCTATTAACATCCCAATATATCTATGACGTCTCGACTGTACAGCGTACGCCTCATATTGAATGTACcttaattgtattgtaattaataaaattaaacttctgaaattaaattataaacaaagaaataagaaaacaaaattaaacactTTCTTACCCGTTGAAAATTTTTGACATGCCAGAGCGGAATCTTCACTTGAGGGAAATTCACAATAAAAGCTACATCTGGACCGCTTCTACTAAGTTATAAAACTAGTCAACTTTGGGAACTAAGCTTAcaacgaaatataaataatggagATACCCTCCAGATAAagcttaatttataaatttaccgCTCGCATAAGAGGCGCTTACTTAGCTTAGAAAAGTTATCCTATTTTATTGGAGTTTTAGATTAGAATGGCATAAAAAACgaggaaaattttaatatagagtgaataaaattttgtatcaaACCACTGACGTTATAGAATggtgtatgtgtatataagTTGCGTTACCACATCACGTAGTAAGATATTGTGTGTAGCCCTCACTGACCACGATTGCTTAAAACACTCAGAAaatcttaagtaaataatggAATATGTACaaatttgcatttaaatactttaacgATTTGTTTAAAACTGTAGTATTAGcgtaacaaaatacaatacattttacttattacCTGTAATTTAGATTACTACGTGACTAGTCACACAGGCTGCTAaacttattcaaaatatacaatagaaCCTGGTTAAGCGGGACCtggaaaagtaaaaaatacctatatttcattattgagatttgtgttttttttttttttttaaataattttcactctactcccctgccatagtgtccagggactttatatttcactgatattatttaacgcgtcgggaattacgccccgactacatcggtaatattcttattaacaatattcatgggcgaGCCGGGGCGCAATTCCCCGCGAGACCCGctctttctgttttatttgccgcctttatatatacaactatTTTTTCACAGAACCGTTCCAGGCACGGTCTgtgctttattaatatgtccTGTAGGCCGTTACGGTCTACAGTCATCTGTATTTGTTGCTCCAGGTCGTGCCTGGACGATGCGAATATAGGGCAGTGTAGAAGCACATGTTCCACTGTTTGCTCTTCATCACTGCAGGCACATGTTGGGCTTGtcctaattttaaatctgtgcAGGTAATATGCAAAGGCTCCGTGCCCTGTTAGAATTTGCGCCATCTGGGGTGTGAAACGCTTCTCTTTTACCAATTTATACGCAGTTTTAACAttgcctataaataattttgtagttcCAGCTGTTTCACCCCCCAGGTAGCGCTCATTCCATACTTCCAGAGTCCTTTGCCTTATCtgatgtttaatatatgacaGGGGGTATGCAGCGTATTCAGGTTCTGACCTTAGTTTTTCCGACGCTTCTTTTGCTAATGTGTCCGCTCTCTCGTTCCCCGGCGTACCAACGTGCGCCTTTATCCAGAAGAGGCTTATATGAGTTCGTGAGATTTGTGTTTAAGTCCCGACACTTTTTAATCCAATTACCTCTGTTAACGTGATTTTCCTAGCTAAATGAGTTTTGGTTTCAGGATTTTTTCGATTTTTACTGCTGTAATTAGGACTGTGACTCAATTCCCTGTATAAGACAATTTATCGGGTTGGAACAGGTTCCGACAAGATacgaataaatataacattatagcAGCTGAAAATTTTAAGCTTCTATCAGATTAAGATTGTGA encodes:
- the LOC123689269 gene encoding uncharacterized protein LOC123689269, whose product is MVFRASVYFSILFILVHGKELDPGPQTFSITNSSSPTKAHRQFATKDAIVYLTPSQIKDLETGKAELRYIAPDQITFNKFPIYLQEPHQNRELHHRHLDNLNILKAPLIPETQIPYNHGKPEVKLIRVPTEEYPQSLANFRVFQLGPLSLINEQITDWRPVNPVNILHRQKIYTKPT